Below is a window of Dictyostelium discoideum AX4 chromosome 1 chromosome, whole genome shotgun sequence DNA.
TCATAATTCTTGTAATGAATGGATCATTAACAATATCAGTTTGATTCCTAAGGAGTAACAACTGATTCAACATAGAGCGATGACCGTTAATTGTTGAGAAGGCTAACGGAGGTTTGTGCTTGAACAGATGTGTAAGATAATCCATGAAAACAACTAAGGTAATGTTTGCTGGATTCAAAGAGTTCAAAGTACAGAAATTGCGGAATCTTGTATAACTGGAGCTATATACTTTGAGAGTTGAAGGTTCCCAAGACTTCATTAACAGCTCAGCTgtttttgtatttgttgtacGAGCGAATGACATTACATGAGATTGGAAAGTTGAATAATCCCCAGCTTCCAACGTTGTTGAATCTGGATTGGTATCGACTCTACTGATTGTTTGGTCAATACTTCTTGGAATGTTCCCAGTATTTGAGGAAACATGTGACGATGATGACGAGGAACTTGAGCTTGAATCATCGGATACCAAGTTGCTGATCTCCAGATTGGGAAGATCAGTATTATAGAAACCTTCTTCGAACTGGATGAATTCATCTTCTCCAGGATAGAAGGCAAAAGAATGGGTGGTGGGAAGGCTAGACATTGCTTCCATTGACTCCAATCGAGGTGGAGTGCATTCATTCTGATTGTTGAGTAGTTGTTCGTTTGATGGTTGAGATGAGATGCGAACAGATCCATCTGTATTTGACCGAATTGGAGTTGGATGCGATTGAACACTTCCTTCTTCAGTTGCCAGTTGTAACTCTTGATTACTCTGGTCGATGATTTGTGATTCATCTCTGAAAGACGACTGAGGTAGTCGGCTTTTACATTGAAGAATCCTGGAATATGCTCTCCAATCAAGTTCACTTTCTTCTTGAGGCATTGTTTCCATAGTTGTTCGAATAGAACTGAGAGATCCTGTATCTGACCACCCTGGCGATTGATGTAAGAGAGAGTGGTAGTGTTGTCGGTTTGAATCTTCAGCTTGCAGTTGTTCAGTTTCCGACATAGCGCTTGATAGGCCATTAGCAGCGCGAGCATTTCTCGACGATTTGACGACATGTTTGATTGAGTTGTTGACCACTGGAATGACCAAGTTTTGATTACCTTGTTTCCTTTCTTGAGTGTGGCACCTGCACCTGATTCCGAGGCATCGGTTGTAAGAACA
It encodes the following:
- a CDS encoding hypothetical protein (Slime mold (D.discoideum) transposon DIRS-1, complete, clone SB41), encoding MFIQPQKDYGLTCQTRLQVKSRKECSRTNSINYFSRITNRFGINEASCSQRKEEKCHQRNKKLFKTRLLLPKKACWFKRKVNRTERCSHPIQTLHSSNKQVSLSVSDSSQWRLGSIIPHSSRGQVRDFTLVNSSKPMEWKRNQSVSKLRLCSYNRCLGIRCRCHTQERKQGNQNLVIPVVNNSIKHVVKSSRNARAANGLSSAMSETEQLQAEDSNRQHYHSLLHQSPGWSDTGSLSSIRTTMETMPQEESELDWRAYSRILQCKSRLPQSSFRDESQIIDQSNQELQLATEEGSVQSHPTPIRSNTDGSVRISSQPSNEQLLNNQNECTPPRLESMEAMSSLPTTHSFAFYPGEDEFIQFEEGFYNTDLPNLEISNLVSDDSSSSSSSSSSHVSSNTGNIPRSIDQTISRVDTNPDSTTLEAGDYSTFQSHVMSFARTTNTKTAELLMKSWEPSTLKVYSSSYTRFRNFCTLNSLNPANITLVVFMDYLTHLFKHKPPLAFSTINGHRSMLNQLLLLRNQTDIVNDPFITRIMTGIHKLRPSSAKYKEIWDANQVFKHLSTIKVIPKYTYT